The following are encoded together in the Nitrospinota bacterium genome:
- the lnt gene encoding apolipoprotein N-acyltransferase: MEKWIPWALAAASGVLLVVSYPPFGAGYVAWIALVPLMIALHDKQGIDSFYIALACGIIYFTGVMPWIYTVLTTYGHIWPPLAVILTFILILYLAVYTGLYGLILPAFGKTAEMLFLSPFIIVLLEYARGHFLTGLPWALIAHTQSYYPSVIQMALFTGTAGVTFLIVLVNSSIAYAFIRTRSGGFQPRSLAPAAVAITLAIINTVWGQANIRHVKNLDGKEINASIIQGNIDQDMKWDNKYRDTVIATYFTLSKSEAKKKPDLLVWPEASIPFFYGYDAMRTNFLNKLSESIDTPILFGGLGVEHSEDTGKNYYTNRAYLLNNGKVVGHYDKMHLVPFGEYVPLRKLLFFVNKITKALSSDTTPGDTASPLTINSIPLGSQICYEIIFAEPTRMFVRNGARLITNITNDAWFGKSGASAQHMASLPFRAVENRIAIIRSANTGISGFVSATGEISNTTELFKVATANETLKVPDKSGTFYTRFGDVFTLACALLLATAYIRVRRRN, translated from the coding sequence CATCCGGTGTATTGCTTGTAGTCTCATATCCGCCGTTTGGCGCAGGATATGTCGCATGGATCGCGCTGGTTCCGCTCATGATAGCTCTGCACGACAAGCAGGGTATAGATTCCTTCTACATCGCGCTCGCCTGCGGGATAATCTATTTTACCGGTGTAATGCCGTGGATATATACGGTACTTACCACATACGGGCATATCTGGCCCCCTCTTGCGGTCATCCTTACCTTCATACTGATCCTCTATCTGGCGGTTTACACCGGGCTCTACGGCCTTATCCTCCCGGCATTCGGCAAAACAGCGGAGATGCTCTTTCTCTCCCCTTTCATTATCGTCCTCCTTGAATACGCAAGGGGGCACTTTCTGACAGGACTTCCATGGGCATTGATTGCCCATACGCAGTCATATTATCCCTCCGTGATACAGATGGCCCTTTTTACCGGCACTGCGGGGGTTACCTTTCTGATAGTCCTCGTCAATTCATCCATTGCGTACGCCTTTATAAGAACAAGAAGCGGAGGATTTCAGCCGAGATCGCTAGCGCCCGCGGCGGTGGCGATTACCTTGGCAATTATCAACACCGTATGGGGGCAGGCAAATATCAGACATGTGAAGAATCTCGACGGAAAGGAAATAAACGCGAGCATTATCCAGGGGAACATTGACCAGGACATGAAATGGGACAACAAATACAGGGATACCGTCATTGCCACCTATTTCACCCTGTCCAAATCCGAAGCGAAAAAAAAACCGGACCTCCTGGTCTGGCCGGAAGCATCCATCCCTTTTTTCTACGGATATGACGCAATGCGAACGAACTTTCTAAACAAGCTTTCCGAATCGATAGATACTCCCATTCTTTTCGGAGGACTTGGAGTGGAGCATTCGGAAGATACGGGAAAGAATTACTACACAAACAGAGCTTATCTATTAAACAACGGCAAAGTCGTGGGCCACTATGACAAAATGCATCTCGTGCCGTTCGGGGAGTATGTCCCGCTGCGGAAACTCCTTTTTTTCGTGAACAAGATAACAAAGGCACTCAGTAGCGATACCACACCCGGCGATACCGCCAGCCCCCTTACTATCAACTCCATCCCCTTGGGGAGCCAGATATGCTACGAAATAATATTTGCGGAACCGACCCGCATGTTCGTACGGAACGGAGCAAGGCTGATAACGAACATTACAAATGACGCATGGTTCGGAAAGTCTGGAGCATCGGCGCAACATATGGCGTCGCTCCCTTTCAGGGCGGTGGAAAACCGCATCGCGATAATCAGGTCGGCAAATACCGGCATTTCGGGATTCGTCTCCGCAACTGGCGAGATCAGCAACACTACCGAACTCTTTAAAGTCGCCACTGCAAACGAGACACTGAAAGTTCCCGACAAATCAGGCACATTCTATACCCGTTTCGGCGATGTCTTTACGCTGGCCTGCGCGCTTCTCCTTGCTACAGCGTATATCCGGGTACGCCGGAGGAACTAG
- a CDS encoding SDR family oxidoreductase yields the protein MKILVTGVTGQIGSRVAGLLAGEHFIVAAVRKTGNHLPYAEIKMELGDPASIHTAVRSAKPDAVIHAAAITSPETCNMDEKGCMKINLEGTRHLTEACGVNSARMIYLSTDLVFDGKGSLYTELDTPNPLSIYAESKLKGEEVVSEILVDHVIARTSIVFGRGAFSENGFTHWLTSNLSKGKRLELYTDQYRSHFYIGDCARAIAELLRKDSRGLYHLSSGKRESRYEFALKVAKRLSLDDTLLAPSKMEKHGDMAKRPKDCSLDNGKLLKETDFRPLPENEALTLLAKEYPEFGKNRD from the coding sequence GTGAAGATACTTGTCACGGGTGTAACCGGCCAGATCGGCTCCCGTGTAGCTGGATTGCTTGCAGGGGAGCATTTCATCGTTGCCGCTGTGCGTAAAACCGGGAACCATCTTCCATACGCTGAGATCAAAATGGAGCTTGGAGATCCTGCCTCAATACACACCGCTGTAAGATCGGCAAAACCGGACGCGGTAATCCATGCCGCCGCCATCACATCCCCGGAAACCTGCAACATGGACGAAAAGGGTTGCATGAAAATCAATCTTGAAGGGACCAGACATCTCACCGAGGCCTGCGGTGTAAATTCGGCGCGGATGATATACCTTTCCACCGATCTTGTTTTTGACGGCAAGGGGAGCCTGTATACGGAACTTGACACTCCGAATCCCTTAAGCATTTACGCCGAATCAAAACTTAAAGGTGAAGAAGTCGTAAGCGAGATCCTGGTTGACCACGTTATCGCGCGAACCTCCATCGTTTTCGGAAGAGGCGCCTTCAGCGAAAACGGATTCACTCACTGGCTGACATCGAATTTGTCCAAAGGGAAGAGACTGGAACTCTATACGGACCAGTACCGTTCGCACTTCTATATAGGCGACTGCGCTAGGGCTATCGCCGAGCTTTTACGAAAGGATAGCAGGGGACTTTATCACCTGTCGTCCGGCAAACGGGAGTCGAGGTATGAATTCGCGCTAAAGGTCGCAAAGAGGCTTTCGCTTGATGATACACTTCTCGCCCCGTCGAAGATGGAGAAACATGGCGATATGGCAAAGAGGCCGAAAGACTGCTCTCTCGATAACGGGAAACTTCT